The Bdellovibrio bacteriovorus W nucleotide sequence CCAGCTCCACTGCCATTTTCTCCGACAATTAAGTGTCCAAGGTCATTAATACCAAGAAACGATTTATTTGACGAAGCCGTTCCATTTTTAATTCTAAAAAATCTTTTCCCGCCTTCGACTTCATTGGCGATATAGTAATTATTAACATTCGTGGATTCATTGCCTAACTGAATACTGCTGTATTTACTTCCCGCAGTGCCAAAAGAACCGATATGCAATGGTGCCAGCGGAGTTCCTTCGTTAATTCCAAGAAACCCAGAATTTGCGAGGCGCATGCGCTCTTTTGATTGAGTCTCAAACACGAGGGCGTTGGCTTTGCCGTTACTGATATAAAAATCATTGGAAGCACCATCGGTGTAACCAAAAGCTCCCAGCCAAGATCCATTGCGAAGAAAGTCGATAGCAGAGCTTCCGTTAGCGACAGTGTCTAAAGAAAGTGGATTCTGAGAGGTCGTACTCGCTTTGACAATGAGCTTGGCATTGGCGTCATCGACAGCCGAGTTGATCGCAAAGTTCCCAGCGCTGGAAACAGTCATGCGGGTAGCGTTAGATGTTTTAATACTTAAATCAAAAGCGTCATTGGTTCCGATTGAAGCGGGGATGCCAAAGCTATTGCCACCATTTTTAAAGACAGTCGCATCACAAATCATTTTTCCGGCACTATCAAAAGAAACGATCTGGCCTAATGGACAATTAAACGGAACAATGGCAGAGCCCGATGCATTGGAAGCTAAAAGACGATCGCCAGTTAAGCTAGTGACTCCTGTTCCGCCTTTGTTAACGGGCACCGCAGAGACAAAGGTCGCTGGGTTCACACTGACTAAGCCCGTTCCATCCACGCTGAGGCCCGTACCAATTTGCACAACACCTTTAGCCGCACTCGTCGCGGCATCCACACTGATTTGTGGAGTCGAAGAGGGGGACGTCACCCGTACGGGCAAAGTTGCTGAGACATTCGTCACAGTGCCTGGGTTGCCAGCAGGAAGTGTACTTGGTGTCCAAGCCGATCCATTCCACTGTAGCACTTGATTGTTGGTGGGAGCTGTTGCAGAAACATCTTTTCCTTGGATGCGTTCCACTTTAGAAGTGCCAATGCTTCCAGTAACGTCACCAGCTAGTCCGACGTTGATACTTTGACAAGTGAACCCCGCCACAGAAGTGTATGTCATTGTCTGGTGAACAGCACAACCTGCATTCGCAACCGCCGTATTAAAATCAGCTGTCTTTAAATAAGGAGCCAGCATAGCACTCAAACCCGTCACATCACTTGCTTGTAAAGTTGCGGGAACCCACTGGTTCGATTTATAAGTAAGCAGTTGTCCCTCTGTAACGCCTGTTAGAGCTAATGATTGTCCTTGGATTCTATTCACCGAAGGATTGGGATAAGTTCCACTTAAATCTCCACCTGCTGCACCCTTAGGGATTCGTGAGTCAGCGAAGCGAGCATCGTCTCCAGCAGCCACTGTGTTAGCTGTTGTACCAATGGCAAGAGTTAAAGTCGGTGTCGTTGTAGGATTAGAGACACTGAGTGCTGTTGTTGATGATCCCACTGAGGTCACAGTTCCGGCATTGCCAGCAGGAAGTGTACTTGGTGTCCAAGCCGATCCATTCCACTGTAGCACTTGATTGTTTGTGGGAGCTGTTGCAGAAATATTTTTTCCTTGAATGCGCTCTACTTTAGACACGCCAATGCTTCCCGTAACGTCACCAGCTAGTCCCACGTTGATACTTTGGCAAGTAAATCCAGCCACAGAAGTGTATGTCATAGTCTGGTGAGCAGCACAACTTGCATTCGCTACGGCCGTATTAAAATCAGCAGTCTTTAAATAAGGAGCCAGCATAGCACTCAAACCCGTCACATCATTTGCTTGTAAAGTGGCTGGAACCCATTGGTTGGATTTATAACTTAGAAACTGCCCCTCACTGACTCCCGTTAAGGCTAGGGACTGACCCTGAATCTTTTCAACGGACGGAGCAGGGTAGTTGCCACCTAAATCTCCACTGGCACTTCCTGTGGGAGTGCGTGCATCGCTAAATCTGATGTCATCGCCAGCAGCAAGAGTATTTGCTGTTGAACCAACGGATAAGTTTAGCTGAGGCGTTGTGGTGGAGTTTGTAATCGATAAGGCTGCGTGCAAAGAAGTTACAGAAGTTACAGTTCCAGGCGAAGTCGTATCATTGTCATTGGCAGGCTTCCATGAACTGCCGTCGTATTTTAAAACCTGACCCGCAGAAATATTTGTGACATCAACGGGGATGCCTTGAATGCGCTCCACCTTAGAAACACCAATGCTTCCGGTAACGTCACCCGCAAGACCAACGTTGATACTCTGACAAGTAAATCCAGCCACAGAAGTGTAAGTCATCGTCTGGTGAGCTGCACAACTTGCATTGGCAACAGCAGTATTAAAATCAGCTGTCT carries:
- a CDS encoding cell wall surface anchor family protein (COG0566 rRNA methylases), producing MNYWTLLVILLLPWFAPRVQAAPNSLTYQGRILDSKGKGLNYNNVSFLFEILNPIGNCVIYREQKDGVNMVNSNGVFDVPIGSGVKLFPADPIFKLIDSFDNSRIHNCAGGSKYNAKLGDVRVLQVQFHDGSGWKVISPSNEIRSVPYAAYSHSTHLIGDKSLDDLLLKDLLPTCTNNTFLNWDGSKFICSADLANSIGTVTSVTSLTPALSVTNPTSTPTLSLAIGTSANTVAAGNDPRFSDARTPTGAASGDLKGSYPDPSIQSLQGQTLSLTGSSEGQFLSYKSNQWVPATLQASDVTGLSAMLAPYLKTADFNTAVANASCAAHQTMTYTSVAGFTCQSINVGLAGDVTGSIGVSKVERIQGIPVDVTNISAGQVLKYDGSSWKPANDNDTTSPGTVTSVTSLHAALSITNSTTTPQLNLSVGSTANTLAAGDDIRFSDARTPTGSASGDLGGNYPAPSVEKIQGQSLALTGVSEGQFLSYKSNQWVPATLQANDVTGLSAMLAPYLKTADFNTAVANASCAAHQTMTYTSVAGFTCQSINVGLAGDVTGSIGVSKVERIQGKNISATAPTNNQVLQWNGSAWTPSTLPAGNAGTVTSVGSSTTALSVSNPTTTPTLTLAIGTTANTVAAGDDARFADSRIPKGAAGGDLSGTYPNPSVNRIQGQSLALTGVTEGQLLTYKSNQWVPATLQASDVTGLSAMLAPYLKTADFNTAVANAGCAVHQTMTYTSVAGFTCQSINVGLAGDVTGSIGTSKVERIQGKDVSATAPTNNQVLQWNGSAWTPSTLPAGNPGTVTNVSATLPVRVTSPSSTPQISVDAATSAAKGVVQIGTGLSVDGTGLVSVNPATFVSAVPVNKGGTGVTSLTGDRLLASNASGSAIVPFNCPLGQIVSFDSAGKMICDATVFKNGGNSFGIPASIGTNDAFDLSIKTSNATRMTVSSAGNFAINSAVDDANAKLIVKASTTSQNPLSLDTVANGSSAIDFLRNGSWLGAFGYTDGASNDFYISNGKANALVFETQSKERMRLANSGFLGINEGTPLAPLHIGSFGTAGSKYSSIQLGNESTNVNNYYIANEVEGGKRFFRIKNGTASSNKSFLGINDLGHLIVGENGSGAGVLLLKPGTANHTYISFFARTATPDVRNAYLGFPNNGVNDLNVFNETAGGNINFGTYLGTAARNVMTLTPDGNAQLLGAYQNYSDRRLKREIQSLNNSLDDVLSLKPSSYFWKDSTRGETKQYGFIAQELEEVFPEIVTTNKETGIKTVSYMQLIAPLTKAIQEMYNQFHGLFKNHDDRLARLEEEMELLKAQNRLLLEQNQKLIEKIDSKDP